In Bos indicus isolate NIAB-ARS_2022 breed Sahiwal x Tharparkar chromosome 2, NIAB-ARS_B.indTharparkar_mat_pri_1.0, whole genome shotgun sequence, a single genomic region encodes these proteins:
- the NR4A2 gene encoding nuclear receptor subfamily 4 group A member 2 isoform X3 has translation MNEERRRELLTMPCVQAQYGSSPQGASPASQSYSYHSSGEYSSDFLTPEFVKFSMDLTNTEITATTSLPSFSTFMDNYSTGYDVKPPCLYQMPLSGQQSSIKVEDIQMHNYQQHSHLPPQSEEMMPHSGSVYYKPSSPPTPTTPGFQVQHSPMWDDPGSLHNFHQNYVATTHMIEQRKTPVSRLSLFSFKQSPPGTPVSSCQMRFDGPLHVPMNPEPAGSHHVVDGQTFAVPNPIRKPASMGFPGLQIGHASQLLDTQVPSPPSRGSPSNEGLCAVCGDNAACQHYGVRTCEGCKGFFKRTVQKNAKYVCLANKNCPVDKRRRNRCQYCRFQKCLAVGMVKEVVRTDSLKGRRGRLPSKPKSPQEPSPPSPPFQANPDYQMSGDDTQHIQQFYDLLTGSMEIIRGWAEKIPGFTDLPKADQDLLFESAFLELFVLRLAYRSNPVEGKLIFCNGVVLHRLQCVRGFGEWIDSIVEFSSNLQNMNIDISAFSCIAALAMVTERHGLKEPKRVEELQNKIVNCLKDHVTFNNGGLNRPNYLSKLLGKLPELRTLCTQGLQRIFYLKLEDLVPPPAIIDKLFLDTLPF, from the exons atgaatgaagagagaCGCAGAGAACTCCTAA CCATGCCTTGTGTTCAGGCGCAGTATGGGTCCTCGCCTCAAGGAGCCAGCCCCGCTTCTCAGAGCTACAGTTACCACTCTTCGGGAGAATACAGCTCCGATTTCTTAACTCCAGAGTTTGTCAAGTTTAGCATGGACCTCACCAACACTGAAATCACTGCCACCACTTCTCTCCCCAGCTTCAGTACCTTTATGGACAACTACAGCACAGGCTACGACGTCAAGCCACCTTGCTTGTACCAAATGCCCCTGTCCGGACAGCAGTCCTCCATTAAGGTAGAAGACATTCAGATGCACAACTACCAGCAACACAGCCACCTGCCCCCACAGTCCGAGGAGATGATGCCGCACTCCGGGTCCGTTTACTACAAGCCCTCCTCGCCCCCGACGCCCACCACCCCGGGCTTCCAGGTGCAGCACAGCCCCATGTGGGACGACCCAGGCTCCCTCCACAACTTCCACCAGAACTACGTGGCCACTACCCACATGATCGAACAGAGGAAAACGCCGGTCTCCCgcctttccctcttctcctttaagCAGTCGCCCCCCGGAACCCCCGTGTCTAGCTGCCAGATGCGCTTCGATGGGCCCCTGCACGTCCCCATGAACCCGGAGCCAGCGGGCAGCCACCACGTGGTGGACGGGCAGACCTTCGCCGTGCCCAACCCCATCCGAAAGCCCgcgtccatgggcttccctggcctgCAGATCGGCCACGCGTCGCAGCTGCTCGATACGCAGGTGCCCTCCCCGCCGTCGCGGGGCTCCCCCTCCAATGAAGGGCTGTGCGCTGTGTGCGGTGACAACGCGGCCTGCCAGCACTACGGCGTGCGCACCTGTGAGGGCTGCAAAGGGTTCTTTAAG CGCACGGTGCAAAAAAACGCGAAATACGTGtgtttagcaaataaaaactgcCCAGTGGACAAGCGGCGCAGGAATCGCTGTCAGTACTGCCGGTTTCAGAAGTGCCTGGCTGTTGGGATGGTCAAAGAAG TGGTTCGCACCGACAGTTTAAAAGGCCGGAGAGGTCGTTTACCTTCCAAACCGAAGAGCCCGCAGGAGCCCTCTCCCCCTTCGCCCCCG TTCCAGGCGAACCCTGACTATCAGATGAGTGGAGATGACACCCAGCATATCCAGCAATTCTATGATCTCCTGACTGGCTCCATGGAGATCATCAGGGGCTGGGCAGAGAAGATCCCGGGCTTCACTGACCTGCCCAAAGCCGACCAAGACCTGCTTTTCGAATCGGCTTTCTTAGAACTATTTGTGCTGCGATTAGCCTACAG GTCCAACCCAGTGGAGGGTAAACTCATCTTTTGCAATGGGGTGGTCTTGCACAGGTTGCAATGTGTTCGTGGCTTTGGGGAATGGATTGATTCCATTGTTGAATTCTCCTCCAACTTGCAGAATATGAACATCGACATTTCTGCCTTCTCCTGCATCGCTGCCCTGGCTATGGTCACAG AGAGACACGGTCTCAAGGAACCCAAGAGAGTGGAGGAGCTGCAAAACAAGATTGTAAATTGTCTCAAAGACCATGTGACTTTCAATAATGGGGGTTTGAACCGCCCCAACTATTTGTCCAAACTGTTGGGGAAGCTCCCAGAACTCCGTACACTTTGCACACAGGGGCTACAGCGCATTTTCTACCTGAAACTGGAAGATTTGGTACCACCACCAGCAATAATTGACAAACTTTTCCTGGACACTTTACCTTTCTAA
- the NR4A2 gene encoding nuclear receptor subfamily 4 group A member 2 isoform X2, with the protein MPCVQAQYGSSPQGASPASQSYSYHSSGEYSSDFLTPEFVKFSMDLTNTEITATTSLPSFSTFMDNYSTGYDVKPPCLYQMPLSGQQSSIKVEDIQMHNYQQHSHLPPQSEEMMPHSGSVYYKPSSPPTPTTPGFQVQHSPMWDDPGSLHNFHQNYVATTHMIEQRKTPVSRLSLFSFKQSPPGTPVSSCQMRFDGPLHVPMNPEPAGSHHVVDGQTFAVPNPIRKPASMGFPGLQIGHASQLLDTQVPSPPSRGSPSNEGLCAVCGDNAACQHYGVRTCEGCKGFFKRTVQKNAKYVCLANKNCPVDKRRRNRCQYCRFQKCLAVGMVKEVVRTDSLKGRRGRLPSKPKSPQEPSPPSPPVSLISALVRAHVDSNPAMTSLDYSRFQANPDYQMSGDDTQHIQQFYDLLTGSMEIIRGWAEKIPGFTDLPKADQDLLFESAFLELFVLRLAYRSNPVEGKLIFCNGVVLHRLQCVRGFGEWIDSIVEFSSNLQNMNIDISAFSCIAALAMVTERHGLKEPKRVEELQNKIVNCLKDHVTFNNGGLNRPNYLSKLLGKLPELRTLCTQGLQRIFYLKLEDLVPPPAIIDKLFLDTLPF; encoded by the exons ATGCCTTGTGTTCAGGCGCAGTATGGGTCCTCGCCTCAAGGAGCCAGCCCCGCTTCTCAGAGCTACAGTTACCACTCTTCGGGAGAATACAGCTCCGATTTCTTAACTCCAGAGTTTGTCAAGTTTAGCATGGACCTCACCAACACTGAAATCACTGCCACCACTTCTCTCCCCAGCTTCAGTACCTTTATGGACAACTACAGCACAGGCTACGACGTCAAGCCACCTTGCTTGTACCAAATGCCCCTGTCCGGACAGCAGTCCTCCATTAAGGTAGAAGACATTCAGATGCACAACTACCAGCAACACAGCCACCTGCCCCCACAGTCCGAGGAGATGATGCCGCACTCCGGGTCCGTTTACTACAAGCCCTCCTCGCCCCCGACGCCCACCACCCCGGGCTTCCAGGTGCAGCACAGCCCCATGTGGGACGACCCAGGCTCCCTCCACAACTTCCACCAGAACTACGTGGCCACTACCCACATGATCGAACAGAGGAAAACGCCGGTCTCCCgcctttccctcttctcctttaagCAGTCGCCCCCCGGAACCCCCGTGTCTAGCTGCCAGATGCGCTTCGATGGGCCCCTGCACGTCCCCATGAACCCGGAGCCAGCGGGCAGCCACCACGTGGTGGACGGGCAGACCTTCGCCGTGCCCAACCCCATCCGAAAGCCCgcgtccatgggcttccctggcctgCAGATCGGCCACGCGTCGCAGCTGCTCGATACGCAGGTGCCCTCCCCGCCGTCGCGGGGCTCCCCCTCCAATGAAGGGCTGTGCGCTGTGTGCGGTGACAACGCGGCCTGCCAGCACTACGGCGTGCGCACCTGTGAGGGCTGCAAAGGGTTCTTTAAG CGCACGGTGCAAAAAAACGCGAAATACGTGtgtttagcaaataaaaactgcCCAGTGGACAAGCGGCGCAGGAATCGCTGTCAGTACTGCCGGTTTCAGAAGTGCCTGGCTGTTGGGATGGTCAAAGAAG TGGTTCGCACCGACAGTTTAAAAGGCCGGAGAGGTCGTTTACCTTCCAAACCGAAGAGCCCGCAGGAGCCCTCTCCCCCTTCGCCCCCGGTGAGTCTGATCAGTGCCCTCGTCAGGGCCCATGTCGACTCCAACCCGGCTATGACCAGCCTGGACTATTCCAGG TTCCAGGCGAACCCTGACTATCAGATGAGTGGAGATGACACCCAGCATATCCAGCAATTCTATGATCTCCTGACTGGCTCCATGGAGATCATCAGGGGCTGGGCAGAGAAGATCCCGGGCTTCACTGACCTGCCCAAAGCCGACCAAGACCTGCTTTTCGAATCGGCTTTCTTAGAACTATTTGTGCTGCGATTAGCCTACAG GTCCAACCCAGTGGAGGGTAAACTCATCTTTTGCAATGGGGTGGTCTTGCACAGGTTGCAATGTGTTCGTGGCTTTGGGGAATGGATTGATTCCATTGTTGAATTCTCCTCCAACTTGCAGAATATGAACATCGACATTTCTGCCTTCTCCTGCATCGCTGCCCTGGCTATGGTCACAG AGAGACACGGTCTCAAGGAACCCAAGAGAGTGGAGGAGCTGCAAAACAAGATTGTAAATTGTCTCAAAGACCATGTGACTTTCAATAATGGGGGTTTGAACCGCCCCAACTATTTGTCCAAACTGTTGGGGAAGCTCCCAGAACTCCGTACACTTTGCACACAGGGGCTACAGCGCATTTTCTACCTGAAACTGGAAGATTTGGTACCACCACCAGCAATAATTGACAAACTTTTCCTGGACACTTTACCTTTCTAA
- the NR4A2 gene encoding nuclear receptor subfamily 4 group A member 2 isoform X4, with protein sequence MDNYSTGYDVKPPCLYQMPLSGQQSSIKVEDIQMHNYQQHSHLPPQSEEMMPHSGSVYYKPSSPPTPTTPGFQVQHSPMWDDPGSLHNFHQNYVATTHMIEQRKTPVSRLSLFSFKQSPPGTPVSSCQMRFDGPLHVPMNPEPAGSHHVVDGQTFAVPNPIRKPASMGFPGLQIGHASQLLDTQVPSPPSRGSPSNEGLCAVCGDNAACQHYGVRTCEGCKGFFKRTVQKNAKYVCLANKNCPVDKRRRNRCQYCRFQKCLAVGMVKEVVRTDSLKGRRGRLPSKPKSPQEPSPPSPPVSLISALVRAHVDSNPAMTSLDYSRFQANPDYQMSGDDTQHIQQFYDLLTGSMEIIRGWAEKIPGFTDLPKADQDLLFESAFLELFVLRLAYRSNPVEGKLIFCNGVVLHRLQCVRGFGEWIDSIVEFSSNLQNMNIDISAFSCIAALAMVTERHGLKEPKRVEELQNKIVNCLKDHVTFNNGGLNRPNYLSKLLGKLPELRTLCTQGLQRIFYLKLEDLVPPPAIIDKLFLDTLPF encoded by the exons ATGGACAACTACAGCACAGGCTACGACGTCAAGCCACCTTGCTTGTACCAAATGCCCCTGTCCGGACAGCAGTCCTCCATTAAGGTAGAAGACATTCAGATGCACAACTACCAGCAACACAGCCACCTGCCCCCACAGTCCGAGGAGATGATGCCGCACTCCGGGTCCGTTTACTACAAGCCCTCCTCGCCCCCGACGCCCACCACCCCGGGCTTCCAGGTGCAGCACAGCCCCATGTGGGACGACCCAGGCTCCCTCCACAACTTCCACCAGAACTACGTGGCCACTACCCACATGATCGAACAGAGGAAAACGCCGGTCTCCCgcctttccctcttctcctttaagCAGTCGCCCCCCGGAACCCCCGTGTCTAGCTGCCAGATGCGCTTCGATGGGCCCCTGCACGTCCCCATGAACCCGGAGCCAGCGGGCAGCCACCACGTGGTGGACGGGCAGACCTTCGCCGTGCCCAACCCCATCCGAAAGCCCgcgtccatgggcttccctggcctgCAGATCGGCCACGCGTCGCAGCTGCTCGATACGCAGGTGCCCTCCCCGCCGTCGCGGGGCTCCCCCTCCAATGAAGGGCTGTGCGCTGTGTGCGGTGACAACGCGGCCTGCCAGCACTACGGCGTGCGCACCTGTGAGGGCTGCAAAGGGTTCTTTAAG CGCACGGTGCAAAAAAACGCGAAATACGTGtgtttagcaaataaaaactgcCCAGTGGACAAGCGGCGCAGGAATCGCTGTCAGTACTGCCGGTTTCAGAAGTGCCTGGCTGTTGGGATGGTCAAAGAAG TGGTTCGCACCGACAGTTTAAAAGGCCGGAGAGGTCGTTTACCTTCCAAACCGAAGAGCCCGCAGGAGCCCTCTCCCCCTTCGCCCCCGGTGAGTCTGATCAGTGCCCTCGTCAGGGCCCATGTCGACTCCAACCCGGCTATGACCAGCCTGGACTATTCCAGG TTCCAGGCGAACCCTGACTATCAGATGAGTGGAGATGACACCCAGCATATCCAGCAATTCTATGATCTCCTGACTGGCTCCATGGAGATCATCAGGGGCTGGGCAGAGAAGATCCCGGGCTTCACTGACCTGCCCAAAGCCGACCAAGACCTGCTTTTCGAATCGGCTTTCTTAGAACTATTTGTGCTGCGATTAGCCTACAG GTCCAACCCAGTGGAGGGTAAACTCATCTTTTGCAATGGGGTGGTCTTGCACAGGTTGCAATGTGTTCGTGGCTTTGGGGAATGGATTGATTCCATTGTTGAATTCTCCTCCAACTTGCAGAATATGAACATCGACATTTCTGCCTTCTCCTGCATCGCTGCCCTGGCTATGGTCACAG AGAGACACGGTCTCAAGGAACCCAAGAGAGTGGAGGAGCTGCAAAACAAGATTGTAAATTGTCTCAAAGACCATGTGACTTTCAATAATGGGGGTTTGAACCGCCCCAACTATTTGTCCAAACTGTTGGGGAAGCTCCCAGAACTCCGTACACTTTGCACACAGGGGCTACAGCGCATTTTCTACCTGAAACTGGAAGATTTGGTACCACCACCAGCAATAATTGACAAACTTTTCCTGGACACTTTACCTTTCTAA
- the NR4A2 gene encoding nuclear receptor subfamily 4 group A member 2 isoform X1 produces MNEERRRELLTMPCVQAQYGSSPQGASPASQSYSYHSSGEYSSDFLTPEFVKFSMDLTNTEITATTSLPSFSTFMDNYSTGYDVKPPCLYQMPLSGQQSSIKVEDIQMHNYQQHSHLPPQSEEMMPHSGSVYYKPSSPPTPTTPGFQVQHSPMWDDPGSLHNFHQNYVATTHMIEQRKTPVSRLSLFSFKQSPPGTPVSSCQMRFDGPLHVPMNPEPAGSHHVVDGQTFAVPNPIRKPASMGFPGLQIGHASQLLDTQVPSPPSRGSPSNEGLCAVCGDNAACQHYGVRTCEGCKGFFKRTVQKNAKYVCLANKNCPVDKRRRNRCQYCRFQKCLAVGMVKEVVRTDSLKGRRGRLPSKPKSPQEPSPPSPPVSLISALVRAHVDSNPAMTSLDYSRFQANPDYQMSGDDTQHIQQFYDLLTGSMEIIRGWAEKIPGFTDLPKADQDLLFESAFLELFVLRLAYRSNPVEGKLIFCNGVVLHRLQCVRGFGEWIDSIVEFSSNLQNMNIDISAFSCIAALAMVTERHGLKEPKRVEELQNKIVNCLKDHVTFNNGGLNRPNYLSKLLGKLPELRTLCTQGLQRIFYLKLEDLVPPPAIIDKLFLDTLPF; encoded by the exons atgaatgaagagagaCGCAGAGAACTCCTAA CCATGCCTTGTGTTCAGGCGCAGTATGGGTCCTCGCCTCAAGGAGCCAGCCCCGCTTCTCAGAGCTACAGTTACCACTCTTCGGGAGAATACAGCTCCGATTTCTTAACTCCAGAGTTTGTCAAGTTTAGCATGGACCTCACCAACACTGAAATCACTGCCACCACTTCTCTCCCCAGCTTCAGTACCTTTATGGACAACTACAGCACAGGCTACGACGTCAAGCCACCTTGCTTGTACCAAATGCCCCTGTCCGGACAGCAGTCCTCCATTAAGGTAGAAGACATTCAGATGCACAACTACCAGCAACACAGCCACCTGCCCCCACAGTCCGAGGAGATGATGCCGCACTCCGGGTCCGTTTACTACAAGCCCTCCTCGCCCCCGACGCCCACCACCCCGGGCTTCCAGGTGCAGCACAGCCCCATGTGGGACGACCCAGGCTCCCTCCACAACTTCCACCAGAACTACGTGGCCACTACCCACATGATCGAACAGAGGAAAACGCCGGTCTCCCgcctttccctcttctcctttaagCAGTCGCCCCCCGGAACCCCCGTGTCTAGCTGCCAGATGCGCTTCGATGGGCCCCTGCACGTCCCCATGAACCCGGAGCCAGCGGGCAGCCACCACGTGGTGGACGGGCAGACCTTCGCCGTGCCCAACCCCATCCGAAAGCCCgcgtccatgggcttccctggcctgCAGATCGGCCACGCGTCGCAGCTGCTCGATACGCAGGTGCCCTCCCCGCCGTCGCGGGGCTCCCCCTCCAATGAAGGGCTGTGCGCTGTGTGCGGTGACAACGCGGCCTGCCAGCACTACGGCGTGCGCACCTGTGAGGGCTGCAAAGGGTTCTTTAAG CGCACGGTGCAAAAAAACGCGAAATACGTGtgtttagcaaataaaaactgcCCAGTGGACAAGCGGCGCAGGAATCGCTGTCAGTACTGCCGGTTTCAGAAGTGCCTGGCTGTTGGGATGGTCAAAGAAG TGGTTCGCACCGACAGTTTAAAAGGCCGGAGAGGTCGTTTACCTTCCAAACCGAAGAGCCCGCAGGAGCCCTCTCCCCCTTCGCCCCCGGTGAGTCTGATCAGTGCCCTCGTCAGGGCCCATGTCGACTCCAACCCGGCTATGACCAGCCTGGACTATTCCAGG TTCCAGGCGAACCCTGACTATCAGATGAGTGGAGATGACACCCAGCATATCCAGCAATTCTATGATCTCCTGACTGGCTCCATGGAGATCATCAGGGGCTGGGCAGAGAAGATCCCGGGCTTCACTGACCTGCCCAAAGCCGACCAAGACCTGCTTTTCGAATCGGCTTTCTTAGAACTATTTGTGCTGCGATTAGCCTACAG GTCCAACCCAGTGGAGGGTAAACTCATCTTTTGCAATGGGGTGGTCTTGCACAGGTTGCAATGTGTTCGTGGCTTTGGGGAATGGATTGATTCCATTGTTGAATTCTCCTCCAACTTGCAGAATATGAACATCGACATTTCTGCCTTCTCCTGCATCGCTGCCCTGGCTATGGTCACAG AGAGACACGGTCTCAAGGAACCCAAGAGAGTGGAGGAGCTGCAAAACAAGATTGTAAATTGTCTCAAAGACCATGTGACTTTCAATAATGGGGGTTTGAACCGCCCCAACTATTTGTCCAAACTGTTGGGGAAGCTCCCAGAACTCCGTACACTTTGCACACAGGGGCTACAGCGCATTTTCTACCTGAAACTGGAAGATTTGGTACCACCACCAGCAATAATTGACAAACTTTTCCTGGACACTTTACCTTTCTAA